AGCTCGGCTCCAAACCACCAAATCAATTATCCAAAATCTATTTTTTCATGTTTCCacctattctctctctctctcatatcttATATTTCAAATCCCATTCCCTCCTTCCCATTATTGGAGGAAAAAAAGGTCACCGTAAAAAAATGAGGAGATAAAATACTAACAAACTGCTTTCCCTCTCATTTCGCTAACGCTATCCTTTGCCGATTGAAACGGTCCTCAGTTGACATCTGAATTCCCTAAACTGCCCctgcttttatttttatttatctatccATTCGACatctttttgtatttattataattaccaCTGgctttatttgttttgtttcaCCGATTGACATGCCAATATGACACGACTCTATTACCACAAAAATGGACATGCCAAAACTGAAAATTTGCATGTAACTATTTTTAGTAGACATTTATATCTATGTTtctcaatattttattttatttcttttaaaatcGTTTCATTTTTCACTTGCATCTTCGAGCGAGTTGCTTGTTTGCTATGGATTATAGTAAGACTATATATATGGGCATCTAATATTAAAGATTAATctaaatagataaaaaaaaaagttatgtggattaattcattatttattaagattaattaataatttgaaaGATAAttcgaaaaaaattaaaaatttgaatgataaattttataatttgacTTAGTTAATCTGattcatttcattaaaaaactaaaattataaatattttaataataataataataataataataataaaaatactcaattttTCCTTATAATTTCGACGCAAACAAAGTGCAAAACAACTTTTAAAGTACGTCTTGCACattaatttcttctcatttGAGCGACAAACAAATTTACTAGTTCTAAAGTTTTGTACTTGCAATAATCATGTCCAATTAATGAGACAAAATTATTTGAAGTGGGTCCCAACTTAATAGCAATTTAATTAGTAGTAGTGTATACTGTACTTGGTATTCTTGaacaagaaaaaataattagtcAATGACCATGAAATACTAGTAATCATTATTAATCACATCTTGGTcatcaatattttaataataattgcaTTATCCACTCGGTGCTTCATATGCATACACGCAATTTTACCTATTTGTCCACGCATAACAATATAAAAATTGGTTTCTTTTGTTACAAAGGGAAACCCATCAGTAGTATTTGTGAAGGCACCAAAAATTCTTTTATATTTCGATAGTTTGTCAAGTTATTAGTATATGAAAATTTGGTTTTGCATCTGAAAAACCTCTAAATAATCCGACGGTTGTAATTGAAGGAGGTCCACAACTTCTTGAAAAAAAAACGAGGTTTGAGGCATACACAAACACAGATGTGCGGTCTAACGCATTCCATTTCCCTCACACATTGGAATTTCCGAAATTTCCAATTATTGTAACTACCTGGCATTTGAAAATGCTATGTGGGAAATATATACTATTAAACAAGGGTAGTTTTGTAACACAAGTTTCAAGCTGTCATCAACTATATCGCAAATCTAGgaaatattttgtttatttcCGATATAGTAGTATTAATTATATGAAGCGATAGCTGTGAGTTATTGAGGGAAAAAAATCCGCCATGGTTTGCAAATTGATTATCAGGGATAAGcattatctatttatttatttaggaaatggttttaaaataaattataagcaATATATAAATGTGAAACTGCCAAAATACTGCAGTGAAGACGCATAGTGCCCCCTATAAAGCCAATATTTCTTGTCATTTTGCTTTGCGAAAGGAAGATGGCGTTGGCTTCTGTATGCTGAGAAGTTTCGGCACATAAAGTTAAGATTGAGAAGTAAAAAATAGagcggcgagagagagagagggagatcgATGGCTGGAGTTTAGTAACAGAAGTATTTTTTGTTGACATAGAGATGGAGACGGATTAGTTATTGTAGTATCCAATTTCTCTTTTTTCAACTTCTTGTTTTTCAAGTTCTGAGTGAAGGTTGGATCTGTTGTTCCTGCATACTTGATTCTGTTTAGTTGTTGTGTTGAAGGAACTGGTTTTACATGTTTTCTATATAAAGTGTTGTCAAGATTAGACTTTTCTTTCGTGTTCCTTTTCTTTTGCATGAGTTCTTGTTGATGCAAATTTCCTATTTCTTTTAACTTGGAGTTGTTCTCAATGTTTTTGTGGAGGCGCTTGGTTCTGTTTATGGTGCTGAATTCTGAGTCAAACAAGAActcaaaaatttgatttttttgggtTTTGTGACCCCAAATTTCTACTGTATATTATTTCCACATGCACTTTTCTAttcatttgtgtgtgtgtgtgtgtgtgagagagagagagagagggggggttGCTGGATAATTGGAGGCTTGGAGCTTCCTTCTCCGGTTAACCTATTTGAGAGGTCATGTGATTTCTTGTTAGGCGAATAACTAATCAATTCTCACCTGAATTTGGATAAGAATATGTTATATTTGTCTGGCATGTATTATTGCTCCACACCTTTTCCATGGCGTTTTTCTATCCATACAACTTTTTTACGGTTTTCAAAGCTCAATTTGAAAATATTAGCTATTCTACATTTTTTTCCATCAAATTGTTTCTCTCACTCAGAtactgtgaaaaaaaaaaaaaaaaaacttgatgtTTGCTAATTTTGATGCGTGTTGTGTAGACTAAATGGATTCTTCTGAGGCTACAAAGGTTGTAATCGAGAGAATTTCGAGGCTGGAACCCGAGCATGTTGCAAAGAAGATAATCGGATACATGTATTTTCAAGGCCTTTCTGACCAAGAAATGATTAGATTAGCCTTAGGCCCTGATAGCTTAATCCATAACTTGATACAGAAAGCTAAAACTGCACGTTTATTAGCCCCATCACAAGTTATTTCACCTCCAATTTCCCCCACCATGAATCCACCCTCTTTATCAGATCCTTCATTTCAGTTTGCTCCCTTTCAATCAGTTTCCCCTCGTCCATTTCCATCTCCAACTGCATTTCGGAGGATGGATCCTTACTGGGATGCTCAGTTACCTGTAGAACAACCAACAATGCAGAATGCCCCTTTGAAGCTTATGCCATATTCTGACTATATAGGATTCGAGGATACATTAGATGTTGGAAAGCCCGGGGCTTCGAGTTTTCCGAATGATTACTATTGCCCTGAAGCTGCACTCAACAGTTTGAGTACCAGGGGTGCTAGAAGCTCTTCTAACTTGATGGCTTTTCCTGTCAAGACTTGTCATTATTTCATCAAAGGTTTTTGCAAGCATGGCAATAACTGTAGGTATTATCATGGGGAGTCGTTTCCGGAGACTCTTCCCCATGCTTTTGGTCTTAGTTCATATGATGTAGCTGGAGACGAGGGGTTCTTACCGGGGTCACTTGAGAAGCTTGAATTAGAAATTACTGAGCTCTTGAAATCTAGAAGGGGGCATCCTGTTTCCATTGCTTCTCTGCCCATGCTGTACTATGAAAAATATGGGAAAACTCTGCAAGCTGAAGGGTACTTGACTGAGAGCCAGAGACATGGTAAAGCTGGTTATAGCTTGACAAAACTTCTTGCTCGGCTGAAAAACAGTATTCGTCTCATTGACAGGTGAGGTTGTGGTTCTGCCTCCTCGAATTTACGTATCAAGCTTGTCTCTTTAGCAAATGTGGTGTACTGATTCTTTTGTTCTAGGCCTCATGGGCAGCATGCTGTGATCCTGGCTGAAGATGCTGCAAAGTATATGGACATTCGCGCTGAAAGAAATGATCCTGGTCCAATTGTTAGTGGCTCGCGTCAAATTTATATGACTTTTCCAGCTGAGAGCACCTTTACTGAAGAAGATGTTGCCAATTACTTCAGGTAACATCTCTATTTTTAGTGTTGATTGTGTTCCTCCCAATTTTAAGTTTGAATTTCTCTAATTGTTCGTTGGTTCTCTTTGCAGTAACTTTGGACCGGTGCAGGATGTGAGGATGCCGTGCCAGCAACAACGAATGTTTGGTTTTGTAACTTTTGTCAGTGCAGACACTGTGAAGTTAATTTTGTCCAAGGGAAACCCCCACTATGTGTGTGGTGCTCGTGTTCTTGTTAAACCATATAGAGAGAAGGCAAAGCTTGTTGAGAGGTATATTTTCTTCTCGAGTCACTTGTAGGAATTCTGTTTTGTGGTCTCTGGTTATCCAACTTTTGTACACATACAATTTGATATAACTTCCACAATTCACGGTATTTGCTAATAGTATAGTCATTGCTCAATTTATGGTTTTGTTCCACATGCAATTTGTGTATGAGATTATGCTACATCTTCATccagataatatttttttttctctcagaTGACTTGGTCTTTGTTTCGTCCTTTTGAGAGGGCGTATATGATTTTATGCCAATTAGCTACTCCTCACTAGGAACTTGAGTGTATCCTGTCAATTTGTATCATATGGATTTCCATTTCCCGTGCAGGAGATACTTGGAAAATTTTGATCATCAAGTTTTTTTCCAGTCACACCCTACAGATATAGACTCAGAGCTTCAAACTGGTAATTTACCACTATTTTATCCATTAACTGTGTAGTGTTGTTATTTGATCACTTTGACTTGTACTGATATTAAGAGAACGTTCATCATGTTGGATTTggatctatttttatttttttcatgctCTTTACTTCCACATGGCAGGCTGGGATTCATCAAGGCTGTTCCCATGGCAGCTAATGGAAGAACAGGAACACACAATTGAAGTCGAGGCAATGCGCCTTGCACAGCTCCAGTTAGCTGGCAGACCTATAACCAGCCAGTCTATCTTTGGTTATTCCATGGATGAGCTAAAAGTGCCTGAAGGTCCTTTATCTTGTCTTTGAATTAGGATTCTTCATTGAATTGTTCACATTTGATGTTCATGTCAAATTCTTGCATCAAACTTGCGCAGGTCACCCCAAATTTCCATCAAGAGAACAATTCAATTATCTGTTGGGCGTTTTGAACAGTGGCTCTACCAGTGATGATAACCCCAAGTATCCAGTTAACAACTGTGGTGATCAGGAGAGGTTGGCATGATTCTTTACCCAGATATTGTCTTCTTATAGTGCTTTTGCGTTCCTGCCTGTGATTGTTTTGATGACATTTTTGTCTAAAGAGTCCCCTCAAttcttttatttgttaataGAAAATTTTCCTATTATTAATGTGGGAAAAACTCAGTCTATAACATTTGGGAGTCTGTTTTAGGTTGTCTTAATTTTTTGCTGCTTATTACTTATTTGCTGGTGATTACTCGTGGTGTGCAGCGCTCAAGGAGTTAGTCTACCGGATAGCCCTTTTGCCTCTGCGGTGGCCAGCAGCATTTCAGCAGTTATATAGTTGAAGATACAAGATTATAGAGCTTATAGAGAGGTGCTGGTTTTAGAAGGCAACACCACTAGTCAACACAAATACACTTAAATTTTTCTGCCACTCAAAGTTATGCTGCAAGTATACATCGTTAGTCAATACAACAGAATCATGTCCTCCCCACTGATTGGGTTGAAGGAGTTAGGAAATGCAATACAGAGAAAAGTACATCACATGTAAGCAAGTACTGATTTTCTTTTCGTTCAAGTCGTCTCTCTGCTGAAGAAGAATATAGGGATCTAGTTTTTTCtgatgaagaaatgtaatatagGAAGTTAGGAAGGTAGCAGAGATGTGATAAAATGGTCATACAAGGTAAATAACTTATTTACAGGTGTACGTATGAGTAGTTTAACAAATCTAAGGACATTATCAATACATATTTCTCCTTTGTCTGCTTCGATCCTTAGCCATTTACACTGCGCGAAACGATGCAAATTATGCTGGATTTTCCATAAGTAGATATATAGATGGATAGGGTTTGATTGGTTCATATATAGTTGCTTATCTTCTTCTCTGGCTTTTAGGTAAAGGCAGATTTTTTATATAGAAAAGTATAAACCACATGCACTAACACGTAGTGGATGTGTGTTGTGTGAAATTAGATCTGTTGTGCAGGTATGTGACTTTATatgttgtattattattattgtggtGGAGATGGATGATGAGCGTTGGACATTGATAGTGTGTTTCTGGGGCCATGCATGCAATTGGGATATTGAGTAAATGTAACCATAGGTTTCTTGCCATCATTTAATGATGGGGCATCCATTTCTTGATACATATGTAGAGAGTTGGGGGGTTTTGGTGATGGGTCCCCACACCAACCATCACCAATTCTTCCAACGGAGTCATTGTTGAGGAGATTGCACATGATATTCATTAGATTTCAGAAAATTAATGTGATGAAATCTAATCAAGTTATGAACTAAATGATCTCAACATTTTACGTGATCATAAAATATGTACTATTTATATGAAACATAAAAATAGGGCTAAATAAAAGAGGGTTAAGTCACAATTTGTGTCGTTTAACTTCGAGCGTTTTCATATGTTACCCAATTCTTTGAAAAAATGATCATAAAAATGTCCTGAAAAATGTTCCCAACTCaaagttttgaattttttataactttgaaaaaagtttcgatttatatttaatactccttccgtcttaCTCTAGTAAGTTCATTTCTTTcgggcacgaaaattaaaaatttatttttttagaaggAAAGTAGTGTAGTCTACatcaattaaatatattttttttactcaaaaaacGATCCTATTCTAGTGTGACGTcacaaaaaggaaaacaagcctattaagtgggacggagggaatattacaAAATCCGACAGTGAAATGAtgaattttctaaaaaatgacgTTGTTTAGAATGCAGTAGTGCCACTGAACGTTCACGTAAGATTCAATTTGAGCAAAACTATAAATcatagtattaaatttataataatgttAAAGGTCATGTATTTATTGACACATTTTtgtatacaaaataaaaaatatcaaaagtTAGCATATTTAAACGCTAATAACTTTAGGACTTGTTTGTTGTATAGGATAATGGTGGGATAAATATTTATAGCAATTTCATATGTTATTTGTTTTATCATAGtcctttataaattaatggactgctatctactatttatatttttctgaTTTTGTATCACATTCGAAAGGTGTGCTAACATaacactttatatatatatatatatatatatatatatattttactaaatatgatattgatatttaataaattagtgaCATATTAATGAAAGATATCGCACATTATCTCATACCACGCAGCAAACGAAATATAAATTAGTGGTAAGTTCATGGATCAAAAATTGTCAAAATTGAAATCATAAACTATTATTAAccctaataaaaatacaattcatcataataaaaGTATAATATGGCATAAAGAAAAATACACAAAAAAATATGGCAACTTTTATGTAAACAAAATaagataaataatacaaactcttttttatattaaatgtgGTTTTTCATGTGGACATCTACACGGTGCAGACCACTTACATATTCAAATAGGACATTTATAAGTGTCTTATTATATACTCCAATAGGACATTTATAAGTGTTTTGGTCGCAAACGAATGCGTACTAGTGTATGGGGATGGGACAATACACTAGTTACAAACTTTCGTTTGCTTATCAGAGTGTTGTGTTTTGAATAGGGTCGGGTGATAATGAGTCAACTAATTTGATGTAGATCAATTTACCGATTTTAACTAACTGATATCTAGATAAACCTATTCTAACTGCGAGTACAGTTAATAATCCTACTGCCTGCTCAAAAGATGATCAGTTGAACTACTAGTTGACGTGTGCGGAATGTGGTGGTGTGTTCACTCGCTTTTTCAAAATCTTTCTAAGCTAACTTTTCAACTTAATCAATTCAGTTTATAATCAGAAAGCTTAAATCAGTTTTGTATGAAGATGCTGATTGTGATGAATAAGCTTGTCAGTATGGAGATAATATAAACAATAAAAGCAATACTGAATGTAAGTATAGAAAGTAATAACACAATCAGTTTAGAGTGGTTTGGAGAATTCTCGTACATCCACTTTCCCTGCATGCAGAAGAATCCAGTATACGCCGGGACTCCTTGTTATGAAGTTGCAAGTCAGCTAACCGATACTTACACTTTGTACTGCGGAAGTGACCCGTTGCAACTTACGTGAATTGCAACTGTAGATACCTATAAGATTTGAGTATGCACGAACTTGCAGCTCAATTTCACTACGTCCTTCTTCTACTCTAACATCGATCTTAAACTGAACCCGTGAGAGGTATAGAAGGTGGGTTTCCAATTAATGAGCACACTGTTACAATATGAACAGTAGGCATTGAGTGTGCTCGAGTTCTAGGCTTAAGATACAAAGATTTGATTCTAAGAACTAAGTGAATGTATATACTCACAATCTGGAAGAACTAAACTTGTAGTTCCAGAGTTGAGTTTGTTTACACCGTTGATTCCCTTCTTCGGAAATACGCTAAACTTTTTGTGAATGATAACTTGAAGGCTTGATCACTTGTGAATTCAAATTGACAGCATTTTTGGTAGCCATTCCGTTGAATATCTCGGGGTATTTATAGGCTGAAGCATAAATTTTTTTGTTGGAGAGAACATCTTCAAATCCTTGGTGGTTTGTTTGAT
The genomic region above belongs to Salvia miltiorrhiza cultivar Shanhuang (shh) chromosome 5, IMPLAD_Smil_shh, whole genome shotgun sequence and contains:
- the LOC130986205 gene encoding zinc finger CCCH domain-containing protein 18-like, which produces MDSSEATKVVIERISRLEPEHVAKKIIGYMYFQGLSDQEMIRLALGPDSLIHNLIQKAKTARLLAPSQVISPPISPTMNPPSLSDPSFQFAPFQSVSPRPFPSPTAFRRMDPYWDAQLPVEQPTMQNAPLKLMPYSDYIGFEDTLDVGKPGASSFPNDYYCPEAALNSLSTRGARSSSNLMAFPVKTCHYFIKGFCKHGNNCRYYHGESFPETLPHAFGLSSYDVAGDEGFLPGSLEKLELEITELLKSRRGHPVSIASLPMLYYEKYGKTLQAEGYLTESQRHGKAGYSLTKLLARLKNSIRLIDRPHGQHAVILAEDAAKYMDIRAERNDPGPIVSGSRQIYMTFPAESTFTEEDVANYFSNFGPVQDVRMPCQQQRMFGFVTFVSADTVKLILSKGNPHYVCGARVLVKPYREKAKLVERRYLENFDHQVFFQSHPTDIDSELQTGWDSSRLFPWQLMEEQEHTIEVEAMRLAQLQLAGRPITSQSIFGYSMDELKVPEGHPKFPSREQFNYLLGVLNSGSTSDDNPKYPVNNCGDQESAQGVSLPDSPFASAVASSISAVI